The Humidesulfovibrio mexicanus genome window below encodes:
- a CDS encoding efflux RND transporter permease subunit translates to MLSKFFLDRPVFAWVIAIIIMTLGVLAIYKMPIAQYPPIAPPSIAIDAYYPGASAETVENTVTQIIEQKMTGLDNMLYLTGTSSSSGQGRIEMTFAAGTDPDMAWSKVQNKLQLAMASLPDEVQRSGVKVSKSTRNYLIVVGLISEDGSMSGEDLRDYAQSNLEKILSRVPGVGEVESFGSQYAMRVWVNPDHLNSFGLTMADVISALGAYNVEVSAGQLGGAPALPGQRMNASIIVQHLLETPEEFANIPIRSNPDGSVVRIKDIGRTELGTERYDVIAGYNGVPAAALAIRQAAGANALETADAIKAKLKEMSRYFPKGVKVIYPYDTTPFTRVAIDEVVSTLVEAVVLVFVIMYLFMGNIRATIIPTIAVPVVLLGTFAVLSYFGFSINMLTMFAMVLAIGLLVDDAIVVVENVERIMAEEGLSPREATAKSMDEITSALVGIGLVLSAVFGPMAFFEGSTGVLYRQFSVTVITAMLLSVAVALILTPVLCATFLKPVPKGHQPSDSAIAFMRPFFRRFDSLFLRIRTAYVGVVGFSLSRRSLFLAAYAALLVVVAALFLRMPTSYIPDEDQGILMVQAMLPSGSTLEQTTEVMTRVREHFLTKEKDAVDSVLALAGTGTGGQGQNMGLAFVRLKDWHSRKRADLRVKPIAGRAMRAFSQIKGAQVFAFPPPPVIELGMATGFDFQLLDMGGLGHDALMAARNQLLGMAMGDKRLTRVRPNGMDDVPQYRLDVDWNRAGAMGIPMEGIHTSLSAAFGSAYVNNFIQSGRVKKVYVQADTPFRMLPQDLERLFVRNSQDKMVPLSAFANGRWEAGSPKLERFNAFASINIWGEPAPGHSTGEAMAIMEELANKLPQGIGFDWSGLSYQERMSTKQGPVLYAFSIFVIFLCVAALYESWTIPFVNLLMLPLGVLGAILATWLRGLPNDVYFQIGFLTTLGLSTKNTILIVQFVKERLRHGDGLEQATLGAVKTRFRPVIMTSLAFFFGVLPLAIATGAGAGAMNAIGTAVCGGMLSATFIDLVFIPLFFVAVSRLFGKRKAADPATPPDEPGGTGAVQA, encoded by the coding sequence ATGCTGTCGAAATTCTTTCTGGACCGTCCGGTCTTCGCCTGGGTCATCGCCATCATCATCATGACCCTGGGCGTGCTGGCCATCTACAAGATGCCCATCGCCCAATATCCGCCCATCGCCCCGCCCTCCATCGCCATCGACGCATACTACCCCGGCGCATCGGCCGAGACGGTGGAAAACACCGTGACGCAGATCATCGAGCAGAAGATGACCGGCCTGGACAACATGCTCTACCTCACGGGCACCAGCTCCTCCTCCGGCCAGGGACGCATCGAGATGACCTTCGCCGCGGGCACCGATCCGGACATGGCCTGGTCCAAGGTGCAGAACAAGCTGCAGCTGGCCATGGCCAGCCTGCCCGACGAGGTGCAGCGCTCCGGCGTGAAGGTGAGCAAATCCACCCGAAACTATCTCATCGTTGTGGGCCTCATCTCCGAGGACGGCAGCATGAGCGGCGAGGACCTGCGGGACTACGCCCAGTCGAACCTGGAGAAGATCCTCTCCCGCGTGCCGGGCGTGGGCGAGGTGGAGAGCTTCGGCAGCCAGTACGCCATGCGCGTATGGGTGAACCCGGACCATTTGAACAGCTTCGGCCTGACCATGGCGGACGTGATCTCCGCGCTGGGCGCGTACAACGTGGAGGTTTCCGCCGGGCAGTTGGGCGGCGCGCCCGCGCTTCCCGGCCAGCGCATGAACGCCTCCATCATCGTGCAGCACCTGCTCGAGACCCCGGAGGAGTTCGCCAACATCCCCATCCGCTCCAACCCGGACGGCTCGGTGGTGCGCATCAAGGACATCGGCCGGACCGAGCTCGGCACCGAGCGGTACGATGTCATCGCGGGCTATAACGGCGTGCCCGCCGCTGCCTTGGCCATCCGGCAGGCCGCGGGGGCCAACGCCCTGGAGACCGCCGACGCCATCAAGGCCAAGCTGAAGGAGATGAGCCGCTACTTCCCCAAGGGCGTAAAGGTCATCTACCCCTATGACACCACCCCCTTCACCAGGGTCGCCATTGATGAGGTGGTCTCCACCCTGGTGGAGGCCGTGGTGCTGGTGTTCGTCATCATGTACCTGTTCATGGGCAACATCCGCGCCACCATCATCCCCACCATCGCCGTGCCGGTGGTCTTGCTGGGCACCTTCGCCGTGCTCAGCTATTTCGGGTTCTCCATCAACATGCTCACCATGTTCGCCATGGTGCTGGCCATCGGCCTACTGGTGGACGACGCCATCGTTGTGGTGGAGAACGTGGAGCGCATCATGGCCGAGGAGGGGCTTTCCCCCCGCGAGGCCACGGCAAAGTCCATGGACGAGATCACCAGCGCCCTGGTGGGCATCGGCCTTGTGCTCTCCGCCGTGTTCGGCCCCATGGCCTTCTTCGAGGGCTCCACGGGCGTCTTGTACCGCCAGTTTTCGGTGACGGTGATCACCGCCATGCTGCTCTCCGTGGCCGTGGCCCTGATCCTCACCCCGGTGCTGTGCGCCACCTTCCTCAAACCCGTGCCCAAGGGACACCAGCCCTCGGACAGCGCCATCGCCTTCATGCGGCCGTTCTTCCGCCGCTTCGACTCCCTGTTCCTGCGCATCCGCACGGCCTACGTGGGCGTGGTGGGCTTTTCCCTGTCCCGGCGTTCGCTGTTCCTGGCGGCCTACGCCGCGCTGCTGGTCGTGGTTGCGGCCTTGTTCCTGCGTATGCCCACTTCCTATATCCCGGACGAGGACCAGGGCATCCTCATGGTGCAGGCCATGCTGCCCTCCGGCTCCACCCTGGAGCAGACCACGGAGGTCATGACCCGCGTGCGCGAGCACTTTCTCACAAAGGAGAAGGACGCCGTGGATTCCGTGCTGGCACTTGCGGGCACGGGCACGGGCGGCCAGGGCCAGAACATGGGCCTGGCCTTTGTGCGGCTCAAGGACTGGCACTCGCGCAAGCGGGCGGACTTGCGCGTCAAGCCCATCGCGGGACGGGCCATGCGGGCGTTCTCGCAGATCAAGGGCGCGCAGGTGTTCGCCTTTCCGCCGCCTCCGGTCATCGAACTGGGCATGGCCACGGGTTTCGATTTCCAGCTTCTGGACATGGGCGGACTGGGGCACGATGCGCTTATGGCCGCACGGAACCAGTTGCTGGGCATGGCCATGGGCGACAAGCGCCTGACGCGCGTGCGGCCCAACGGCATGGACGACGTGCCGCAATACCGTCTGGACGTGGATTGGAACCGCGCCGGGGCCATGGGCATTCCCATGGAGGGGATCCACACCTCGCTTTCCGCGGCTTTCGGCAGCGCCTACGTGAACAACTTCATCCAGAGCGGCCGCGTGAAAAAGGTGTACGTGCAGGCCGACACCCCGTTCCGGATGCTGCCCCAGGACCTGGAGCGGCTGTTCGTGCGCAACAGCCAGGACAAGATGGTGCCCCTGAGCGCCTTCGCCAACGGGCGTTGGGAGGCGGGGTCGCCCAAGCTGGAGCGCTTCAACGCCTTCGCCTCCATCAACATCTGGGGCGAGCCCGCGCCAGGCCATAGCACCGGCGAGGCCATGGCCATCATGGAGGAGCTGGCGAACAAGCTGCCCCAGGGCATCGGCTTCGACTGGTCCGGCCTGTCCTACCAGGAGCGCATGTCCACCAAGCAGGGGCCGGTGCTCTATGCCTTCTCCATCTTCGTCATCTTCCTGTGCGTGGCCGCCCTGTATGAAAGCTGGACCATCCCCTTCGTGAATCTGCTCATGCTGCCGCTGGGCGTCTTGGGGGCGATTCTGGCCACGTGGCTGCGCGGCCTGCCCAACGACGTGTATTTTCAGATCGGCTTTTTGACCACCCTGGGACTGTCCACCAAGAACACCATTCTCATCGTGCAGTTCGTCAAGGAGCGGCTGCGCCACGGCGACGGGCTGGAGCAGGCCACCCTGGGCGCGGTCAAGACCCGGTTCCGCCCGGTCATCATGACCTCCCTGGCCTTCTTCTTCGGCGTGCTGCCCCTGGCCATAGCCACCGGGGCGGGCGCCGGGGCCATGAACGCCATCGGCACGGCGGTGTGCGGCGGAATGCTCTCGGCCACCTTCATCGACCTGGTCTTCATTCCGCTCTTCTTTGTGGCGGTCTCGCGCCTGTTCGGCAAGCGCAAGGCGGCCGACCCCGCCACCCCGCCGGACGAGCCGGGCGGGACAGGCGCCGTCCAGGCCTAG
- the gluQRS gene encoding tRNA glutamyl-Q(34) synthetase GluQRS, producing the protein MREQHDDAPARGRLAPSPTGRLHLGNAWAFLLAWLWARSHADGRVVLRMEDIDPERSRPDHAEAIMADLRWLGLDWDEGPDMGGPHGPYVQSLRLGRYADALETLSAQGRVYPCFCTRKELRELAGAPHARLADDGSPAYPGLCRNLSPEQREELLRQGRRPCLRLRCDALALSFADAVAGPRRMTLEECGGDFALRRSDGVFAYQLAVVLDDAAMGVTQVARGDDILASTPRQLFLQRLLGLPSPRYAHLPLVLDHQGERLAKRHQSLALAELRGRGVAPGAIVGYLAWRAGLLPAPRPCPPAELAPGFSPEALPPGPVVLPEDIGSVLLALG; encoded by the coding sequence ATGCGCGAACAGCACGATGACGCCCCGGCGCGCGGACGCCTGGCCCCCAGCCCAACGGGCCGCCTGCACCTGGGCAATGCCTGGGCCTTTTTGCTGGCCTGGCTCTGGGCGCGCTCACACGCCGATGGACGGGTGGTCCTGCGCATGGAGGACATCGACCCTGAGCGGTCGCGGCCCGACCATGCCGAAGCCATCATGGCCGACCTGCGCTGGCTGGGCCTGGACTGGGACGAAGGCCCGGACATGGGCGGCCCGCATGGCCCGTATGTCCAGAGCCTGCGGCTTGGGCGCTACGCCGATGCGCTGGAGACCCTCAGCGCCCAGGGGCGCGTGTACCCCTGCTTCTGCACCAGAAAGGAGCTGCGCGAACTGGCCGGCGCGCCCCACGCCCGCCTGGCCGATGACGGCTCCCCCGCCTATCCCGGCCTGTGCCGGAACCTGAGCCCGGAGCAGCGCGAGGAACTGCTGCGCCAGGGCCGACGCCCCTGCCTGCGTCTGCGCTGCGACGCCCTCGCCCTTTCTTTTGCCGACGCCGTGGCCGGGCCGCGGCGCATGACCCTTGAGGAATGCGGCGGCGACTTCGCCCTCAGGCGTTCGGACGGGGTGTTCGCCTATCAGCTGGCCGTGGTGCTGGACGACGCGGCCATGGGCGTGACCCAGGTGGCGCGCGGGGACGACATCCTGGCCAGCACGCCCAGGCAGCTGTTTCTGCAGCGCCTGCTGGGCCTGCCCAGCCCCCGCTACGCGCACCTGCCCCTTGTGCTGGACCACCAGGGCGAGCGCTTGGCCAAGCGGCACCAGTCCCTGGCCCTGGCCGAACTGCGCGGCCGTGGCGTGGCCCCTGGGGCCATAGTGGGCTATCTGGCGTGGCGGGCGGGTCTGCTTCCCGCGCCCCGGCCGTGCCCGCCAGCGGAGCTGGCGCCGGGCTTCTCCCCGGAAGCCCTGCCCCCCGGCCCCGTCGTCTTGCCGGAAGACATCGGCAGCGTGCTGCTGGCCCTGGGCTGA